Genomic window (Pyramidobacter piscolens W5455):
CGCGCTCCAAAGCGCCGTCGACCTGATGAAACGACGCTGCCGCCAGCAGCGTGGCGACGCCCAGCTGCGACAGCGCCTCCATCATTACCACGCCGTGAAAACCGTAAGGGTTCCATTCCAGTCCCAGCAGCCGCCATGTGATCAGGCCGCGGCGGCCGAAGAGCATCAGATACGACATCGAACCGACGAACGGCGGCGAAATCGTCGACAGCACCAGCACCGCCGTAAGCAGCTTCCGCCCAAGCGGCGCGCCGTACAGCAGCTTCACAGCCAGAAGCGACGCCAGCGCCGTCGTCGCCGCGGCGACGGCGGCGGCCACGGCGAAGCTGTTCAACGCCAGCGGCCAGTTTTTCCCCAAAAGCCCGCGCCACGCCGAAAGCGACCATTGGCCGTCCACCAGCAGGCTTTCGCGCAGCACCGCCGCCACGGGCCACAGCACAAAAAGGAGGACGCCGCCCCCCGCCGCGAGCCAAAGTGCCAGCTCCACGCCGGAGAGCGCGCCCCCTCTTCTTTGCGCCGGATTATTTGGAGCCAAAGCGTTCCTGCCAGGCGGCGAGCACGCGCTTGCGCTGCGCTCCGCCCTCGACCACGTCGGCCTTGACGAGGTTGGAATCGCGCATGGCCTGCACCGCGGGAGCCAGCTTTACGCCGGGACGGATCGGAGCCTGCGTGGTGTACTTGGCCAGCGTCTCCTGCCCCTTTGCCGACAGCACCCAGTCGATCAGAGCCTTGCCGGCGTCGGGATTGCGCGCGCCCTTGAACAGCGCCACGGGCGCGATGTACCACGGCACGCCGTCGGCGGGGAACGTCGTCTCGATCTTGTAACCTTCGCCCTTCAGCTTTTCGCCGGTGTCGAACGGCGCCACGGCGATTGCCGCTTCGCCCGTACTGACCTTGTTGGCCGGCTCAGCGCCGCGTTTGGAGTAGTAGGGCACATTGGCGTCGATGCCTTCGAGCAGTTTCCAGCCTTCTTCCTCGCCCTTCGCGGAGAGGATCGCCCAGACCATAGCGTAGAACGTGCCGCTCACAGCCGGAGTGGCCATCAGCACTTCGCCCTTATAGACGGGGTTGGTCAGATCCTGCCAGCTCTGAGGCATGGGCAGATTCTTCTTGGCCATGATCTCGCTGTTGACGACGAAATCAACCGCGCCCAAAGAAATGCCGCTCCAGTAGCCGTCAGCGTTATAGAACATCGGATCGTACGCGGCGCGTTCGGGCGACACATACGGTTCGAGGAATCCTTCAGCCGCCGCCGCCACGTAACTGTCCAGACCGCCGCCGAACCATACGTCGGCCTGCGCCTTGCCCTTGGCCGCGCGCAGGCGGGTCAGCACCTCGCCGGACGACATGGCCAGATACTCCACCTGAATGCCCGTGTCCTTCGTGAACTCCTGCAGGATGCCGTCAACGCCCGTGTAGGCGATGAAGATGCTGAGCTTCTTCTCCTCGGCCCCGGCGGCCGGAACCGCCAGCATCGCCACAGCCGCCGCCAACGCTCCCAATTTCTTCAACATGCAAAAACCTCCTTAACTGATACGCGCCGCTTGCCGCGGCGCGGGAAAACCGTTTTATCCCGCCAAACGCGCGCGGCAGAACGCCTCCGCGTCGACAAAACCCGAGCCGTCCCAGGCCAGCGGGTGGCAGCGCCCGGCGCGCACGGCGCGGATCAGGTCGCGCTCGTCGCGCAGCTCGTCGTCGAACTCCGTGACGAACAACCCGACCCGCTCGCGCCAATGCGCGTCGGCGGCCCCCAGCAGGGCGCGCCCGGAAGCGCGCGCCAGTTCGAGCGCGCGCAGATTGGCCGCCGGATCGGTGCTGCCGTTGAAGCACTCCACGCCGTGCAGCCCCGGCAGCGTGGAGATCAGGTCTTCAAGCCCGCGGTTGTTGTCGCGGAACGGATGCGCCGCCGTCGCGCAGCCGCCGCAGGCCGCCACGCGCGCCATCAGTTCTTCCGGCGTGAGCGAAGCGGGCGGCGGCGCTTCGTCGAGGCCGAAGCAGACCACGTCGCCTTTCGTCGTCAGCACCTCGACGCCGAGAAAGAGCGGGAAATCGAACTTCCGCCGCCAGCCGTCGATCGCCTCGCGCGCGCCGAGCGTGTCGTGGTCGGTGACGCAAAGCCCGCCGATGCCCATCTCGCGGGCGCGGGCCACCGCTTCGGCAATGGGCAGGAAGCTGTCCGGCGAATACTCCGCCGTATGCATGTGCGTGTCCAGAATCATCGGGAAGAGACCTTTCGTTTATCGATAACCGAAAATCATAATATGGTTAACCATTCTTAAAAAACGATTATCACCCAAAGAGGGGCAAAGGTCAAGATGCGCTGAAGCGGACAAAAGGGGCGGGGCGAACCGCGCGAAGCGGCGCAATGCGGCAAAACCGACGCGGGGCGCGGGCGATTTTCCCCTTCCGCCGCCGCGGCAAAGATGCGATAATGGAGCGGATTTCAATCGGATTTTTTTTCGGGAGAGGATTTTTTCATGAGAAGGTTGCTGCTCGCGGCGCTGTTGGCCGCGTTTCTCTGCGGGACGGCGCGCGCGGAAGCGCCGCTTCCCGACGATTCGGCGGATCTGTTCAGCGGCGCCGCCGACGCCCTGCGCCCCCGCCGCGCCACGCTGCTTTTCGCCGGCGACCTGATGGCCCACGCGCCGCAGCTGCGCGCGGCGCGGCGTCAAAAAGGCTACGACTTCACGCCGTCGTTTGCGCGCGTCACGCCGCTGATTTCCGCCGCCGACCTCGCCGCCGCCAACCTCGAGACCACGCTCGGCGGCGAAAAGCGCGGCTACACGGGCTATCCGTGCTTCAGCACGCCCGACGAGTACGCCGACGCCCTCAAAGACGCCGGCTTCGACGCGCTGACCACGGCCAACAACCACTGCCTGGACCGCCGCGTCGCCGGACTGTTCCGTACAGTGAAGGAACTGCGCGAGCGCGGCTTCACGACTTTCGGCACCTACGCCGCTTCCGCCGATCGCGAAGCGGCCGCCGTCGCGGACGTGAACGGCATGACCGTCGCCTTCCTGTCGTGGACCTACGGCACCAACGGCATCCCCGTCCCCGTTTCGCAGGACTGGGCCGTAGCGCGCGGCGCCTCGTGGGAAGACGTCAGCGGCGACGTCGCCCGCGCCAAGGCGCTCAGCCCCGACTTCATCGTCGCCATGCCGCACATCGGCGTCGAATACGCGCTGACGCCGCCGCGCTCCGTCGTCGCCTTCGCCGAGAAATTGCTGGAAGCCGGCGTCGGCGCGGTGATCGCCTCGCACCCGCACGTCGTGCAGCCGCTGGAGCTGCGCGCCGCTTCCGGCGACCGCACCCCGGCGCTGATCGCCTGGTCGATGGGCAACTTCATCTCCAACCAGCGCGCCAGGCCGCGCGACATGGGCGTGATCGCGCGGCTGACGCTGGAAAAGAAAAACGGCGTCACGCGCATCGTCAGCGCCGACGCGATCCCCACCTGGGTGCAGACGCGCACGAAAAAGGGCGTCCGCGTCTCGCGCGTGCTGCCGCTGCTGGACGCGCTCGCAAACGCCGAAACGCTGCAGATCTCCGCCGCCGACCTCAAGCGCCTGCGCGGCGCGCACGCCGATTTCACCGGGCGCGTGCTCGGGCGCGCCGTTCCGCTGGCGGACGCTCAGCTGGCCTACGAACTGGAACCGTCCTCGCAGGACCGTTTTTCGACGGCCAAATTCGACGCACTCGCCCGCCGCGCCGCCGCGAAAAAGCGCAGCGCACGAAAGGGAAACGCGCCCAAACCGTAATTTTCGTTCATATTTTTTTCATATCCGCCTTTAAAACGCCGAATTTCCGGCATTTCACGCAAGCGGAAACAAAAACGCCAGAGTACAATCGTTTCAGAAAAATAAAACTTTATTCGAGGAGGAATACCCGACATGAACATGGAAAAGATCCGCGCCATTATCGACAAAGACCGGGACAGCCTGATCGACACGATCCGCGAGCTCGTCGCCGTGCCCAGCGTGGGCGGCGAAGCGCCGCGCCCCGACGCGCCCTTCGGCCCCGGGCCGAAAGCCGCCCTCGACAAGTTCGTCGAGATCGGCGCGCGCCACGGCTTCCGCACTTGGGCTTTCGAGAATCAGGTCGGCGTCGCCGAGCTGGGCAACGAATCGCTGCCCGAGATGATCGCCGTGCTCGCCCACGTCGACGTCGTTCCCGCCGGCGAAGGCTGGAGCTGCGACCCCTGGCGGGGCATGATCAAGGACGGCCTGCTCTACGGCCGCGGCGTCGCCGACGACAAAGGCCCTGCCATCAGTGCCATGTTCGCCATGAAAGCCCTGCGCGAGGCCGGCGTGCGGCTGAAGCGCCGCGTGCGCCTGATCGTCGGCACCAACGAAGAGCTGGGCAGCCGCGCCATCGACCGTTACGTCACATCCGGGCAGGAACTGCCCGTAGCCGGCTTCACTCCCGACGCCGAGTACCCGCTCATCAACGGCGAAAAGGGCAGCATCACGCCCAAATGCCGCGCCCCCTTCGCGCCCGACGGCGGCGACGTGCAGGTGCTCTCGCTCGACGCCGGCGTGGCCTCCAACGCCGTGCCCTCCAAGGCCGTGGCCGTGCTCAAAGTCGCGCCCGCGGCCGAGGCGCGCCTCAGCCGCGTCGTCGAAGAGTTCGCCGCCCCCCGCGACGCCAAGCTGACCTGCGAAAAAAGCGCGTCCGGCGAATACACGCTGACCATGGACGGGCTGGCCTTCCACGGCTCGCGCCCGCAGTACGGCTCCAACGCCGCCGCCAATCTCGTCAGAGTGCTGCGCCTGCTCGGCATCGGCGGCGAACAGGGCGCGTTCCTCGACAAAATCGACGCCCTCGTGGGAACGCAGACCCGCGGCGAAAATCTCGGCGTCATGCTCTACGACGACGTGTCCGGTTTCACCTCCCTGTGCTGGGGCCTGCTCAAGAGCGAAGGCGACAAGATCATGTTCACGCTCAACTACCGCTTCCCCGTCACCTTCGAGCGCGACCCCGTCTGCGCCAAGTTCGTCGAAGCCCTGCGCGGCCACGGCTTCGAAGTCGAAGCCGGCAGCGGCAGCCACCCGCTTTACATGCCCGAAGACAGCGACCTCGTCAAAAAGCTGATGAAAGTCTACCGGGACGAGACCGGCGATTACGAATCGAAGCCCATGTCCATCGGCGGCGGCACCTACGCCAAGGAAATGCCCAACATGCTCGCCTTCGGCAACCAGTTCCCCGGCGAGAACACCCACATCCACGAGGTCGACGAGCGGTGGAGCGTCGAACACATCGTCAAGAACACCAAGATCATGGCCGCCGCCATCGCCGCGTTGGCCGGCGTCGAAGAATAGCCCCCGGCGAAGAGGCTGTCTCAAAACTGCGGAACTGCCTTTAATGCTATCTCTTGATCAAAAAGCCGAATACGAGGGCGCGGCGACTTCTTCGTCCAGTTCCAGGAATCGCGGCACATGTCGTCGAACTGCGGCTCATGCCGGTTTTCGTTAAAAAGACACAGTTTTTTGAGACGGTCTCTTTTTTCGCGCCTTCGCCGCGGGAAATGCCCCGGGAAAACAAAACTTCGCCACATTTCCTGTTGACAAATTCTCGTTCGCGATGTATTGTGATTTCAGTCACAAATCATGTGAATTCAATCACATTAATGAGGGGGGGAGGGGGAAAAATATCATGTGGAAAAAAACATCAACATCAACGAAGTGAAGACGATCATCTCGCGTACAACGTGTTATCTGGGCGTCGGCGCGATCGCGAGGGTGGACGGCATCTGCAAGGCGCTGGCCGACAAGGGGGTCAAGAACGTTCTCGTGGTGAGCGGGCGCGGCTCCTACAAGGCCACCGGCGCGTGGAATCACGTCGTCAAGGCGTTTGCCGCGCACAAGATCAACTACGTCCT
Coding sequences:
- a CDS encoding ABC transporter substrate-binding protein produces the protein MLKKLGALAAAVAMLAVPAAGAEEKKLSIFIAYTGVDGILQEFTKDTGIQVEYLAMSSGEVLTRLRAAKGKAQADVWFGGGLDSYVAAAAEGFLEPYVSPERAAYDPMFYNADGYWSGISLGAVDFVVNSEIMAKKNLPMPQSWQDLTNPVYKGEVLMATPAVSGTFYAMVWAILSAKGEEEGWKLLEGIDANVPYYSKRGAEPANKVSTGEAAIAVAPFDTGEKLKGEGYKIETTFPADGVPWYIAPVALFKGARNPDAGKALIDWVLSAKGQETLAKYTTQAPIRPGVKLAPAVQAMRDSNLVKADVVEGGAQRKRVLAAWQERFGSK
- the pepV gene encoding dipeptidase PepV — encoded protein: MNMEKIRAIIDKDRDSLIDTIRELVAVPSVGGEAPRPDAPFGPGPKAALDKFVEIGARHGFRTWAFENQVGVAELGNESLPEMIAVLAHVDVVPAGEGWSCDPWRGMIKDGLLYGRGVADDKGPAISAMFAMKALREAGVRLKRRVRLIVGTNEELGSRAIDRYVTSGQELPVAGFTPDAEYPLINGEKGSITPKCRAPFAPDGGDVQVLSLDAGVASNAVPSKAVAVLKVAPAAEARLSRVVEEFAAPRDAKLTCEKSASGEYTLTMDGLAFHGSRPQYGSNAAANLVRVLRLLGIGGEQGAFLDKIDALVGTQTRGENLGVMLYDDVSGFTSLCWGLLKSEGDKIMFTLNYRFPVTFERDPVCAKFVEALRGHGFEVEAGSGSHPLYMPEDSDLVKKLMKVYRDETGDYESKPMSIGGGTYAKEMPNMLAFGNQFPGENTHIHEVDERWSVEHIVKNTKIMAAAIAALAGVEE
- a CDS encoding CapA family protein, giving the protein MRRLLLAALLAAFLCGTARAEAPLPDDSADLFSGAADALRPRRATLLFAGDLMAHAPQLRAARRQKGYDFTPSFARVTPLISAADLAAANLETTLGGEKRGYTGYPCFSTPDEYADALKDAGFDALTTANNHCLDRRVAGLFRTVKELRERGFTTFGTYAASADREAAAVADVNGMTVAFLSWTYGTNGIPVPVSQDWAVARGASWEDVSGDVARAKALSPDFIVAMPHIGVEYALTPPRSVVAFAEKLLEAGVGAVIASHPHVVQPLELRAASGDRTPALIAWSMGNFISNQRARPRDMGVIARLTLEKKNGVTRIVSADAIPTWVQTRTKKGVRVSRVLPLLDALANAETLQISAADLKRLRGAHADFTGRVLGRAVPLADAQLAYELEPSSQDRFSTAKFDALARRAAAKKRSARKGNAPKP
- a CDS encoding PHP domain-containing protein, with protein sequence MILDTHMHTAEYSPDSFLPIAEAVARAREMGIGGLCVTDHDTLGAREAIDGWRRKFDFPLFLGVEVLTTKGDVVCFGLDEAPPPASLTPEELMARVAACGGCATAAHPFRDNNRGLEDLISTLPGLHGVECFNGSTDPAANLRALELARASGRALLGAADAHWRERVGLFVTEFDDELRDERDLIRAVRAGRCHPLAWDGSGFVDAEAFCRARLAG